One window of the Gambusia affinis linkage group LG13, SWU_Gaff_1.0, whole genome shotgun sequence genome contains the following:
- the insyn2ab gene encoding inhibitory synaptic factor 2A, with translation MVSKEDTTCIVLSNSDDSDSEEGPSHTSHSGPDSSGQEVKKRNKALQVRFKDICEAQKEQRGRHSRSISCKVTHRKYMTMPARRSIPNVTRSTGVQTSPDLTKRYKTFPFERKKGHTFKHTAMVEDYRRQNNGFLSDIKTGGDDGEQVGESSKYKGKIIGQTKALLHHMDDSSSTEDLLSSANCVDGSSYPDSSRFTEEGHSSEQSSKNEPEYQVCGKWTKHKGLLKDNTDPGSSSKRQLGGSEFSEHKPKSTGPVAWNSLTQVEAIGSPSVSCKRKKGAQLNERQSQTFPHSVKCSVQSQGQCRTRHASASSKLQRTAEGDESFPPGGIQAPGLGSSQQIIPLSGDKDMKAQLQAMENLISSSQETIKVLLGVIQELEKGEAQREGLSYRTGQDTANCDTCRNSACIIYSVELDFKQQEDKLQPLMKRLCPMDSRQCPALPYSNEVFTSTPKRKSKSESKKHARWKLWFL, from the exons ATGGTGAGCAAAGAGGACACCACATGcattgttttgtcaaattcagaTGATTCAGACTCAGAGGAGGGACCTTCACACACGTCGCACTCTGGACCAGATTCAAGCGGGCAAGAggtgaaaaagagaaacaaagccTTACAAGTACGTTTCAAAGATATCTGTGAAGCTCAGAAAGAGCAGCGGGGAAGACATTCAAGGTCTATTTCCTGCAAGGTAACGCATAGAAAGTACATGACCATGCCGGCTAGGCGCTCAATTCCAAATGTAACCAGGAGCACTGGTGTCCAGACCTCACCAGACCTCACTAAGCGatacaaaacatttcctttcgAGAGGAAAAAAGgacacacatttaaacataCAGCCATGGTAGAAGATTACAGACGACAAAACAATGGTTTTTTGAGTGACATAAAGACAGGGGGAGACGATGGGGAGCAGGTTGGAGAATCCTCCAAGTATAAGGGTAAGATTATAGGACAGACAAAAGCCCTGCTTCATCACATGgatgacagcagcagcacagaggatTTGCTGTCGAGTGCCAACTGTGTGGATGGATCTTCATATCCAGACTCCTCACGTTTTACAGAAGAGGGACATTCGAGTGAGCAATCTTCTAAAAATGAACCAGAGTACCAAGTGTGTGGGAAGTGGACTAAACATAAAGGATTACTCAAAGACAACACTGACCCTGGTTCATCCTCAAAGCGCCAGCTGGGGGGCTCTGAGTTCTCAGAACACAAGCCAAAGAGCACTGGCCCTGTAGCGTGGAACTCTTTGACACAAGTGGAGGCCATAGGTAGTCCCTCGGTGAGCTGTAAACGGAAAAAGGGTGCACAGCTAAATGAGCGGCAGTCTCAGACTTTTCCTCATAGTGTTAAATGCTCTGTGCAGTCGCAAGGGCAGTGTCGGACGAGGCATGCGTCAGCCTCCTCTAAACTGCAGAGAACTGCTGAGGGGGATGAGAGCTTTCCACCAGGAGGCATACAAGCTCCAGGCTTGGGGAGCAGCCAGCAGATAATACCCTTATCTGGAGACAAGGATATGAAAGCACAGCTGCAGGCCATGGAGAATCTCATCAGCTCAAGCCAGGAGACCATCAAGGTTCTTCTTGGAGTTATTCAGGAGTTGGAGAAAGGAGAAGCACAGAGGGAAGG GCTCTCATACAGAACGGGACAAGACACAGCCAACTGTGACACGTGTCGAAACAGCGCCTGCATCATTTACAG TGTGGAGCTGGACTTTAAGCAACAGGAGGATAAGCTACAGCCCTTGATGAAGAGACTTTGCCCCATGGACAGTCGACAGTGCCCTGCTCTGCCTTATTCCAACGAAGTGTTCACCTCCACCCCAAAGCGCAAGTCCAAGTCAGAATCCAAGAAGCATGCTCGCTGGAAACTTTGGTtcctttga